In Silene latifolia isolate original U9 population chromosome 3, ASM4854445v1, whole genome shotgun sequence, a single window of DNA contains:
- the LOC141648356 gene encoding vinorine synthase-like isoform X2, which yields MEQLKLEVEVISTETIKPSTPTPTNHKLFTLSCLDQTSLFAHFPILLFYPNTTRDDSGSGSGPNTRPIDISTLKTSLSETLTSFYPLAGRSNSDSTILCDDQGIPFIETRVNCNLDDLLNSPRKLYLLGKILPSFQLYMSYGQRPIDEIVHVAIQFNVFLCGGVAISFYMLHKILDGASAGVFLNHWAAIARAKSSNILSVSLNEPDLEATIKAFPPIPLINNNECGDGDGDGAGDKTLVSRLSYLKSITVVGKSFVFNNVSIKKLKNKAVTSENNKRNPTSFEAVTGFIWHHIFAAACTAASLPNPDSGPSELWFMSNIRPRISPPLPKASIGNLIKPVHARIDTLCDVSKHATAIHEAIAEMNENLLENLREKNSFGNGGYKFGSYVVTSWCKLGLNEVDFGFGKPNRVIPVGLVHPLMRNFILMVDNSDRSGGIDGIEVFFFLEESEMQILESNSQFLVFASPN from the exons atggaaCAACTAAAACTTGAAGTTGAAGTAATATCAACGGAAACCATTAAACCATCAACCCCAACACCCACAAATCACAAATTATTCACACTCTCATGCCTCGATCAAACCTCGCTTTTCGCACATTTCCCTATTCTTCTCTTTTATCCAAATACGACTAGGGATGACAGTGGGTCGGGTTCAGGTCCAAATACCCGACCTATTGACATAAGTACCTTAAAAACCTCCCTTAGTGAAACACTAACAAGTTTCTATCCTTTAGCTGGTCGATCCAACTCTGATTCGACCATTTTGTGTGACGACCAAGGTATACCTTTTATTGAAACCCGGGTTAATTGCAACCTTGATGATCTCCTTAACTCGCCTCGTAAACTTTACTTGTTGGGCAAGATACTTCCTTCGTTTCAGTTATACATGTCTTATGGACAACGACCTATTGATGAGATTGTACACGTTGCGATTCAGTTTAATGTTTTTTTGTGTGGCGGGGTTGCGATTAGTTTTTATATGCTTCATAAGATCCTTGATGGTGCTTCTGCTGGTGTCTTCCTTAATCATTGGGCTGCCATTGCTAGGGCCAAATCGTCTAATATCCTTAGTGTCAG CCTAAACGAACCAGACTTGGAAGCCACAATCAAGGCCTTCCCCCCAATACCCTTGATCAATAACAACGAATGCGGTGACGGTGACGGTGATGGCGCCGGTGATAAAACCCTCGTTTCAAGATTGTCGTATTTGAAATCCATTACAGTGGTAGGCAAGAGCTTTGTGTTCAACAATGTATCCATAAAAAAGCTAAAGAACAAGGCCGTCACAAGTGAGAACAACAAAAGAAATCCTACGTCTTTCGAGGCGGTTACAGGGTTCATTTGGCACCACATTTTTGCAGCAGCTTGTACGGCTGCATCGTTGCCTAATCCCGACTCGGGTCCTAGTGAGCTCTGGTTCATGTCAAACATACGACCAAGGATTAGTCCTCCACTTCCAAAGGCATCCATTGGTAACCTAATCAAACCTGTACATGCTCGGATTGACACACTTTGTGACGTCTCGAAACATGCAACCGCGATCCATGAAGCAATTGCGGAAATGAATGAAAATCTTCTAGAAAATTTGCGAGAAAAGAATTCTTTTGGGAATGGAGGTTACAAGTTTGGTTCATACGTAGTTACGAGTTGGTGTAAGCTTGGGTTGaatgaggttgattttgggtTTGGTAAGCCTAATCGGGTTATTCCGGTGGGTCTGGTCCATCCTTTAATGAGGAATTTTATTCTCATGGTTGACAATTCGGATCGCAGTGGCGGCATTGATGGTATTGAAGTATTCTTTTTTCTCGAAGAGAGTGAGATGCAAATTTTAGAATCTAATTCTCAATTTCTTGTTTTTGCTTCTCCTAATTAG
- the LOC141648356 gene encoding vinorine synthase-like isoform X1: MEQLKLEVEVISTETIKPSTPTPTNHKLFTLSCLDQTSLFAHFPILLFYPNTTRDDSGSGSGPNTRPIDISTLKTSLSETLTSFYPLAGRSNSDSTILCDDQGIPFIETRVNCNLDDLLNSPRKLYLLGKILPSFQLYMSYGQRPIDEIVHVAIQFNVFLCGGVAISFYMLHKILDGASAGVFLNHWAAIARAKSSNILSVSSLNEPDLEATIKAFPPIPLINNNECGDGDGDGAGDKTLVSRLSYLKSITVVGKSFVFNNVSIKKLKNKAVTSENNKRNPTSFEAVTGFIWHHIFAAACTAASLPNPDSGPSELWFMSNIRPRISPPLPKASIGNLIKPVHARIDTLCDVSKHATAIHEAIAEMNENLLENLREKNSFGNGGYKFGSYVVTSWCKLGLNEVDFGFGKPNRVIPVGLVHPLMRNFILMVDNSDRSGGIDGIEVFFFLEESEMQILESNSQFLVFASPN; encoded by the exons atggaaCAACTAAAACTTGAAGTTGAAGTAATATCAACGGAAACCATTAAACCATCAACCCCAACACCCACAAATCACAAATTATTCACACTCTCATGCCTCGATCAAACCTCGCTTTTCGCACATTTCCCTATTCTTCTCTTTTATCCAAATACGACTAGGGATGACAGTGGGTCGGGTTCAGGTCCAAATACCCGACCTATTGACATAAGTACCTTAAAAACCTCCCTTAGTGAAACACTAACAAGTTTCTATCCTTTAGCTGGTCGATCCAACTCTGATTCGACCATTTTGTGTGACGACCAAGGTATACCTTTTATTGAAACCCGGGTTAATTGCAACCTTGATGATCTCCTTAACTCGCCTCGTAAACTTTACTTGTTGGGCAAGATACTTCCTTCGTTTCAGTTATACATGTCTTATGGACAACGACCTATTGATGAGATTGTACACGTTGCGATTCAGTTTAATGTTTTTTTGTGTGGCGGGGTTGCGATTAGTTTTTATATGCTTCATAAGATCCTTGATGGTGCTTCTGCTGGTGTCTTCCTTAATCATTGGGCTGCCATTGCTAGGGCCAAATCGTCTAATATCCTTAGTGTCAG TAGCCTAAACGAACCAGACTTGGAAGCCACAATCAAGGCCTTCCCCCCAATACCCTTGATCAATAACAACGAATGCGGTGACGGTGACGGTGATGGCGCCGGTGATAAAACCCTCGTTTCAAGATTGTCGTATTTGAAATCCATTACAGTGGTAGGCAAGAGCTTTGTGTTCAACAATGTATCCATAAAAAAGCTAAAGAACAAGGCCGTCACAAGTGAGAACAACAAAAGAAATCCTACGTCTTTCGAGGCGGTTACAGGGTTCATTTGGCACCACATTTTTGCAGCAGCTTGTACGGCTGCATCGTTGCCTAATCCCGACTCGGGTCCTAGTGAGCTCTGGTTCATGTCAAACATACGACCAAGGATTAGTCCTCCACTTCCAAAGGCATCCATTGGTAACCTAATCAAACCTGTACATGCTCGGATTGACACACTTTGTGACGTCTCGAAACATGCAACCGCGATCCATGAAGCAATTGCGGAAATGAATGAAAATCTTCTAGAAAATTTGCGAGAAAAGAATTCTTTTGGGAATGGAGGTTACAAGTTTGGTTCATACGTAGTTACGAGTTGGTGTAAGCTTGGGTTGaatgaggttgattttgggtTTGGTAAGCCTAATCGGGTTATTCCGGTGGGTCTGGTCCATCCTTTAATGAGGAATTTTATTCTCATGGTTGACAATTCGGATCGCAGTGGCGGCATTGATGGTATTGAAGTATTCTTTTTTCTCGAAGAGAGTGAGATGCAAATTTTAGAATCTAATTCTCAATTTCTTGTTTTTGCTTCTCCTAATTAG
- the LOC141649919 gene encoding putative disease resistance protein At3g14460 translates to MPHQLHLRYLDLSRNVKLKTLPNSITKLYNLQSLIMVGCSTWKEWPICFYKLVNLRLLDIRECPELTYMPLGIGQLTNLRDLTHFKVGTSSSMGNQFGGELKDIKSLVNLRGELDIRIFKHPVSYTENVWQGGYWEHIKNLKVLAINFNVKARPSDNEALIAKLQPSRNLMQLKLENYNGSEIPRWGRAEHDWAINLPNLVKIELEGIERLHGIPSLSNLKHLKFLSLFMSNSLEYMETRSRSKADLPFFPSLEHLSIWCLKRLKGWWGADSSRGGPHWQPPFPRLSTLIINSCPELTSFPPCPSLELLEVINSNKSLRIFPGEGPQNLDRLKLRVREIDSVGYLTTLPAYRLTHIMIKADQELRRLSEIGEVLKKSSSLQSLNINRCTRLTSVSGALEHLTALESLSLINIPAEVFDDEMPWKSLCHNLRSLELEFLNTIQILPTGMKHLTALQNISIIRCNSLKVEISRFDETKKTSQQRGFRSDAEAHCKVAGEVVDHLFKVPTLQYSVPDLLGPQISDLVICMWITP, encoded by the exons atgccccatcagttacACTTAAGATATCTTGATCTTTCTCGAAATGTGAAGCTCAAGACACTCCCAAATTCAATTACGAAACTATACAATTTGCAGAGTTTAATCATGGTAGGTTGTTCTACCTGGAAAGAGTGGCCAATATGTTTCTACAAATTGGTAAATCTTAGACTCTTGGATATACGTGAGTGTCCCGAGTTGACATACATGCCTTTGGGTATAGGCCAGCTGACTAATCTGCGTGACCTAACGCACTTTAAAGTGGGAACTTCGAGTTCAATGGGGAATCAATTTGGAGGAGAATTAAAAGACATAAAATCCCTTGTCAATTTAAGGGGTGAGCTTGATATCCGGATCTTTAAACACCCTGTAAGTTATACGGAAAATGTTTGGCAAGGCGGTTATTGGGAGCACATAAAAAATTTGAAGGTGTTAGCTATAAATTTTAATGTGAAAGCTCGTCCAAGCGATAATGAGGCTCTGATTGCAAAGCTCCAACCAAGTCGAAATCTCATGCAGTTGAAGTTGGAGAATTATAATGGTAGTGAAATTCCAAGGTGGGGAAGAGCAGAGCATGACTGGGCGATTAATCTTCCGAATCTTGTCAAGATTGAGCTTGAGGGAATTGAGAGGTTGCACGGTATCCCATCGTTGAGTAATTTAAAGCATCTAAAATTCTTGTCGCTTTTCATGTCCAACAGTTTGGAGTACATGGAAACCCGTTCCAGATCAAAGGCGGATTTACCATTTTTCCCATCCCTTGAGCATCTCAGTATTTGGTGTTTGAAAAGGCTGAAAGGATGGTGGGGCGCTGATAGCAGTAGAGGCGGCCCACATTGGCAACCGCCATTTCCTCGCCTCTCAACATTAATCATCAACTCATGTCCTGAGTTGACATCTTTTCCTCCTTGCCCGAGCCTAGAATTACTTGAGGTAATTAACAGCAACAAGTCATTGCGGATATTTCCAGGTGAAGGACCTCAAAACTTAGATCGTCTCAAATTAAGGGTGCGAGAAATAGACAGTGTGGGTTATCTCACTACTCTGCCTGCTTACCGTCTTACCCATATCATGATAAAAGCTGATCAGGAATTGAGGAGGTTATCGGAGATTGGGGAGGTACTCAAGAAATCTTCTTCCTTACAGAGCCTTAATATCAATAGATGCACAAGACTGACGAGTGTTTCAGGAGCGTTGGAGCATCTCACTGCCTTGGAGTCGCTTTCACTCATAAATATCCCTGCTGAAGTGTTCGACGATGAAATGCCTTGGAAATCCCTGTGCCACAATCTCCGTTCCCTGGAGTTGGAGTTTCTTAACACCATACAAATTCTTCCTACAGGGATGAAGCACTTGACCGCCCTTCAAAACATCTCCATTATACGTTGCAACTCGTTGAAAG TCGAAATATCTCGATTT GATGAAACAAAGAAAACTTCACAACAAAGAGGCTTCCGTTCTGATGCCGAAGCGCATTGTAAAGTGGCCGGTGAAGTTGTTGATCATCTCTTCAAAGTTCCTACCCTTCAGTACAGTGTACCTGATCTTCTAGGACCTCAGATTTCTGATTTAGTCATATGTATGTGGATTACTCCATGA
- the LOC141648357 gene encoding uncharacterized protein LOC141648357 isoform X2, translating to MKDWEADLEKLNKSVSFIKSMLLDADMKPDLSHGEQAWVEELKEVLYDADDLFDEVITISKQKELNASGAKFSKKVLDKEVHQH from the exons ATGAAAGATTGGGAAGCCGATCTTGAAAAACTGAACAAATCTGTCTCCTTCATCAAGAGCATGCTCCTGGATGCGGATATGAAACCCGATCTGTCCCATGGGGAACAAGCCTGGGTTGAGGAGCTCAAGGAAGTTCTTTATGATGCTGATGATCTTTTTGATGAGGTCATCACTATCTCTAAGCAGAAAGAACTCAATGCTTCAGGTGCTAAGTTCTCCAAGAAGGTCTTGGATAAG GAAGTCCACCAACACTAA
- the LOC141648357 gene encoding putative disease resistance protein RGA1 isoform X1, whose protein sequence is MSILKISYNNLEPSVKNCFRYCSLFPKDFEMDKQKLISLWMAQGYIDDSEDSFLVLLKRCFFQDVKTDDRGNVISFKMHDLLHDLSQEVAGDEIITASCPLNNLSKKSRHLFLDGEGWTKGSFHERSIRTCYMETCIDSSLVKTLVANWHNLRSLCIYYPHSKELPESIGELLHLRYLDLSNSWELKTLPNSIVKLYNLQSLILHSCRRLKEWPKYFSKLVNLRLLDIRGCGELIGVPLCIGQLINLRHLIDYNVDGGQLKDLKFLVNLRGPLCIVINRNHLSEKENVLEDSYLEHMKNLKKVTIRFLNEARENSYEATTVANLQPNRNLMQLSLEGYNGTEIPRWGRAHDDWAFILPNLVNIHLYSCKRLQGIPLLRNLKHLKSLFLFNLNNLEYMEPSAISHGSSGSKVSPFFPSLERLFLTDLKRLKGWWGKVGEGDSSSDMLLHWQPPFPRLSTLIINYCPKLASLPPCPTLKELDVRFNPGKGPVNLDLKLRVDEIDVAFKNSSSLLRLVIDRWVTLKSVSGVLEHLTALKSLSLKNLPAQVDYAEMPWRSLHNLCSLELASLESLKILPTWLRHLTALQNLSISCCTSLKGLPECISCLRSLHSLTIHSCPKINSLGTIQYITSLQKLEIVRCPNLIEACREPSGKEWPKIRHIPHNSISYTASRRGSNY, encoded by the coding sequence ATGTCTATCCTAAAGATTAGTTACAACAATCTTGAACCTTCTGTGAAAAATTGCTTTCggtattgttctttatttccaaAGGACTTTGAAATGGACAAACAGAAGTTGATTAGTCTTTGGATGGCACAAGGGTACATTGATGATAGTGAGGACAGCTTTCTAGTCTTATTAAAACGATGTTTTTTCCAAGATGTGAAAACTGATGACCGTGGCAACGTCATATCCTTTAAAATGCATGATTTATTGCATGATCTTTCTCAAGAAGTCGCAGGGGATGAGATTATTACTGCAAGTTGTCCGCTAAACAACTTAAGCAAAAAAAGTCGCCATTTATTTCTTGATGGGGAAGGCTGGACAAAAGGCTCTTTCCATGAAAGAAGTATACGTACATGTTATATGGAAACATGTATTGACTCGAGCCTGGTGAAAACTCTTGTAGCTAACTGGCATAACCTTAGATCGTTGTGCATATATTATCCTCATTCCAAAGAATTACCAGAGTCAATTGGTGAATTGTTACATTTAAGATATCTTGATCTCTCTAATAGTTGGGAGCTCAAGACACTCCCAAATTCAATTGTGAAATTATATAACTTGCAAAGTTTAATTCTGCATAGTTGTCGTAGATTGAAAGAGTGGCCAAAATATTTTAGCAAATTGGTAAATCTTAGACTCTTGGATATACGTGGGTGTGGAGAGTTAATTGGCGTGCCTTTATGTATAGGCCAGTTGATTAATCTGCGTCACCTAATCGACTATAATGTTGATGGAGGACAGTTGAAAGACTTAAAATTCCTTGTCAATTTAAGGGGTCCGCTTTGTATCGTAATTAATAGAAACCATCTAAGTGAGAAAGAGAATGTATTGGAAGACAGTTATTTGGAGCAcatgaagaatttgaagaagGTAACTATAAGATTTCTTAATGAAGCTCGTGAAAACAGTTATGAGGCTACAACAGTGGCGAATCTGCAGCCAAATCGTAATCTCATGCAGTTGAGCTTAGAAGGATATAATGGTACTGAAATTCCAAGGTGGGGAAGAGCACATGATGACTGGGCATTTATTCTTCCTAATCTTGTCAATATTCACCTTTattcgtgtaagaggttacaAGGTATCCCATTGTTGCGAAATTTGAAGCATCTCAAATCTTTGTTTCTTTTCAATTTGAATAATTTGGAGTACATGGAGCCCAGTGCAATCAGTCATGGTAGTTCCGGGTCAAAGGTTTCACCATTTTTCCCATCCCTCGAGCGTCTTTTCCTTACAGATTTGAAAAGGCTGAAAGGATGGTGGGGAAAGGTTGGTGAAGGAGATAGTAGCAGCGACATGCTGCTGCATTGGCAACCACCATTTCCCCGTCTGTCGACATTAATCATCAACTATTGCCCCAAGTTGGCATCTCTTCCTCCTTGTCCAACCCTAAAAGAACTCGATGTGCGTTTCAACCCAGGTAAAGGACCTGTAAACTTAGATCTCAAACTAAGGGTGGATGAAATTGATGTCGCCTTTAAGAACTCTTCTTCCTTACTCAGACTTGTGATTGATAGGTGGGTAACACTGAAGAGTGTTTCAGGAGTGTTGGAGCATCTCACTGCGTTGAAGTCACTATCACTGAAAAATCTCCCTGCTCAAGTGGACTATGCTGAAATGCCCTGGAGATCCTTACACAATCTTTGTTCCCTCGAGTTGGCATCTCTCGAATCCCTGAAAATTCTTCCCACATGGCTTAGGCACTTAACCGCCCTTCAAAACCTCTCCATTAGTTGCTGTACCTCGTTGAAAGGTCTGCCAGAATGTATAAGCTGCTTACGATCACTTCATTCACTCACGATCCATTCTTGCCCCAAGATCAACTCACTAggcacaattcaatatatcactTCCCTTCAAAAACTTGAGATCGTACGCTGTCCAAACCTAATAGAAGCATGTCGTGAACCATCCGGCAAGGAGTGGCCAAAAATCCGACACATCCCTCATAACTCCATCTCCTACACGGCTTCACGTAGAGGTAGCAATTATTGA